TCGTCGCTGATCGCTTTGCCGGTGCGCTTGGCATCGTCCACAAGTTTTTGCATATTGCCGCCCAGCTCGTTGATGAGCGGGATCAGCACGGCAGCCCCGCGTCCCATCAGATTCTGTGCGGCGGCCTGCTGCTGGGTGATGTCCTTCAGACCCGACAGTGCTCGTGCGACGGCGAAGAAGCGTTCCTCCTGCGGCAGCGCGAGCAGTTTCGTGACGCTGAGCCCGAGCTGGTCGAACGATTTGACCGTCTCATGGTTACCGGTCTGGGCCTCGCCGAGGGCGTTGTTGAGCCGGGCCATTGCCCCCGCGAACTCGTCCAGGCTCGATCCCGACTGCTTGAGCGGGGTGTTCAGGGCGGAGAGTGTGCTCCCGGCGAACCCGGTCCGCTGGGCCAGATCGTTGATGTGGTCGGCGGCGGCGAACGCCTGCCGGCCGAAACTCACCACAGCCGCGACGGAGAGCGCCGGGACGAGTGCGGCGAACTGCCCCCGCAGATCGGTGAGCACGGCTCTCATCCGGTTGCCCGTGTCCTGGGTCTGCTGTTGGGCGTTTTTCAACGCGCGCTCCAGCTGGGCCGAGTCGGCAGTAATGGTGATCTTCAGTTCGTCAAGCGTCGCCACGGTGCTGCTGTTCCCTCTCCAATCGTTGTTTCAGTGCGTCCCGGCTTTTCGCATCGGGATACGCGGTCGGATCAAACTTCTTCTTCACCCCCTTATAAGAGGCGAACCCGTCGAACGCGCGGGTCAGCTCCCAGACGTTGCTCTGCCAAAACGCGGGCGGGGGCCAGCGGAGGACGCCGAGTGCGAGTTCCTGGTACTCGTTCCAGAGGAACCGGACGGGGCGGTCAGCCGCCCGATCAGCTCCCCCATCGTTTTCTTTCGCTCCGCGCGTTCACGTTTGGGCGTCATGGCCACGAGGAGCCAGGCCATCAGGTGCCCGCGCAGGAGCTGGTACTCGGTTCCGGTCACCCCGACCTCGTCGAGGAGCCACGCACCGGTGTCCTGTTCTTTCTCACCACACCCGGTGGCGAGCAGCAGGGCGATCTCGTCCTGACGCATCTCCAGTACTCGGGCTTGTACCGCGAGCAGATCCTCTTTGAAGGCGTGCTGCACGGCCTTGAGTGTGGCGAAACTGCCGTCGAGCGTAAAGCTGCGATCCGCGAGGGTGAAGGAGTAGTCGGGGGAAACTAAGTGCTCGGTCATGCGTAACCGTTCAGCCGGATCGCGGCCACGGACATGCCGGTGGCGTTGTCGAGCGTGTAGCTCACCTGACCGCTCGAGTTGTTGAATCGGTCCTGCGGGAACGGGCCGACGACGCATTTGCCGCCGTTGGTGCCGGAGCCGGGGATGGTCACGGTTTCGCCCGCGTCGGCGGCGGAGATGTCACCGAAGCCGGGCTTGGAGAAGGCGTTGCCGGTGATGGTGAGCGTGCGGCTCGAGGCGTTGGCGTTGAGGAACACGAGTACCGTCTTGCCGTCGTTGGCGAACACGTCGCCGGTGGACGCGGAATCGTAGGTGAAGTTGAGGCCGGTGAAAACCGCCGTCTGCTGTGTGAGCGTTGCCATGTGCTACCTCCCTTACGCGCCGGTGAAGGTCCAGCTGCCGCTGGATTCGAGGGTGGCGGTGAACGTCTGCTCGCCGTTGTACTCGCCGGTGATCTCGAAGCTCGATACCTGGAAGCTGCCCTCCAGCGTGTCCCCGTCGGCCCATCCGAGCGCGTGCGCGTTGATGCTCCCGGCGTTGGCGTACCCCTGGAACGTCTCGAACCCGGTGTCGTTGGTCATCACCCCGCCGAACGTGACGGTGACCGATTTCACACCCGCCCCTTCGAGAAGTGTGCGGTACCCGTTGCTGCTCTTGTTGGTGATGTCCACGAGTTCGTGGTTGATGCGCAAGCTGTGCGTGCGGCAGTCGGCGATAGCCGTGCCCCCGCTCCACGTGCCGTTCTTCAGCAGGAAGTCCCTGCCCTTATAATTTGTCATGTGTTAAGCCCTCCTTGGCCCGTTGGTTAACTGTTCTTCACCAGCGCGCGGAACCGGATCACCCCGTGCTGGTACCGGTCGGTTTCGACCTCGCCCTGGGGTTCCACGTCCGCGTCGGCAGCGGTGTATTCGAGTGTGACCAGCGCGTGTCCGGTGAGCGTGAGATTGGCTTCTTGCCGGTGCAGCGCCTGCTTGATCTGCCCGAGCAGCGTCTGCACGCCCTTCTTGCCCGCCGCGCTGTCGAACGCGTGGATTGTCACGCTCAGCTCGTCGCCGGTGTCG
The Gemmata palustris DNA segment above includes these coding regions:
- a CDS encoding phage tail tube protein, whose amino-acid sequence is MTNYKGRDFLLKNGTWSGGTAIADCRTHSLRINHELVDITNKSSNGYRTLLEGAGVKSVTVTFGGVMTNDTGFETFQGYANAGSINAHALGWADGDTLEGSFQVSSFEITGEYNGEQTFTATLESSGSWTFTGA
- a CDS encoding DUF3168 domain-containing protein, which codes for MTLASNALQKAIYDRLTDQITDTPVYDHVPQGSPMPFVRIGAITALNWDTKSDTGDELSVTIHAFDSAAGKKGVQTLLGQIKQALHRQEANLTLTGHALVTLEYTAADADVEPQGEVETDRYQHGVIRFRALVKNS